From the genome of Nicotiana sylvestris chromosome 2, ASM39365v2, whole genome shotgun sequence, one region includes:
- the LOC104234918 gene encoding cysteine proteinase inhibitor 4-like — MAQQFNFLLLSCLSVIVVASSFFHVSSARSGLRHNFLDSEKPIKNPNDPTVVGIATFAVNEHNKESKSNFQLVRVMTGGTDVIPDGTVYQLEISASESNIITTRLVAVLVHPDNVKELISFE; from the coding sequence ATGGCCCAACAATTTAACTTTCTCCTCCTCTCATGTCTCTCAGTCattgttgttgcttcttctttCTTTCATGTCTCCTCCGCAAGGAGTGGCTTGAGACATAATTTTCTTGATAGTGAGAAGCCCATAAAAAATCCAAATGACCCTACAGTTGTGGGAATCGCAACATTTGCTgtgaatgagcacaacaaggagTCTAAAAGCAACTTTCAACTTGTGAGAGTAATGACAGGAGGAACTGATGTAATTCCTGACGGAACTGTTTATCAACTGGAAATCAGTGCTAGTGAATCAAATATTATCACAACCCGTCTTGTGGCTGTTTTGGTGCATCCAGACAATGTTAAAGAAC